Proteins found in one Verrucomicrobiia bacterium genomic segment:
- the ychF gene encoding redox-regulated ATPase YchF, producing MSRLSLGIVGLPNVGKSTLFNALVKNTHAEASNYPFCTIDPNVGIVEVPDERLAALAGIVNPEKIVPAVVEFWDIAGIIKGASQGEGLGNKFLANIRETAAIVLVARFFDHPDIIHVNGKIDPKSDLETVLLELILADLESVQKGKDRYNKAARGGDKAAQACLQFAELLENALGDEKPASSVKADTDEAKIVLRELQLLTAKPVLIVANVAEDQATIDAATLYKEYDLASLVPSADWIIPISAKLEAELSALPAEDQEVFLGEYGLKESGLNRLIRSAYSLLGLQTYFTAGPKEVRAWTTPVGARAPQAAAEIHTDFEKGFIRAEVIAFPDYVAGKGEAGAREAGKLRSEGKEYVVQDGDVMHFRFNV from the coding sequence ATGTCACGACTCTCTCTCGGTATTGTAGGACTCCCAAATGTAGGGAAATCCACGCTGTTCAATGCTTTGGTGAAAAATACTCACGCTGAAGCAAGCAACTACCCTTTCTGCACCATCGACCCTAACGTTGGTATTGTTGAGGTACCCGATGAACGCCTAGCCGCCTTGGCAGGAATTGTTAACCCGGAAAAGATTGTGCCTGCCGTAGTGGAATTCTGGGATATTGCCGGGATCATCAAGGGAGCCTCCCAAGGTGAAGGCTTGGGGAATAAGTTCCTGGCCAACATTAGGGAAACTGCAGCCATCGTGTTGGTTGCCCGCTTTTTTGACCATCCGGACATCATCCATGTGAATGGGAAAATTGACCCAAAGAGCGACTTGGAAACAGTCCTCTTAGAACTCATCCTGGCTGACCTGGAGTCTGTACAGAAAGGGAAAGACCGCTATAACAAGGCCGCCCGCGGTGGCGATAAGGCCGCCCAGGCCTGTCTCCAATTTGCCGAATTGCTTGAGAATGCCCTTGGCGATGAAAAGCCTGCCTCTTCCGTAAAAGCAGATACCGACGAGGCAAAGATTGTCCTCCGGGAGCTCCAGCTTCTTACGGCAAAGCCTGTCTTAATTGTGGCGAACGTCGCAGAAGACCAGGCCACCATTGATGCAGCCACCCTCTATAAGGAATATGACTTGGCAAGCCTGGTCCCCTCCGCCGATTGGATCATCCCTATTAGCGCCAAGTTGGAAGCCGAACTCTCAGCCCTTCCCGCAGAAGACCAGGAAGTATTCCTGGGCGAATACGGGTTAAAGGAATCTGGGCTAAACCGCCTTATCCGTTCCGCCTATTCCCTCCTTGGCCTGCAAACCTACTTCACCGCTGGTCCAAAAGAAGTCCGCGCCTGGACTACCCCCGTAGGAGCTCGTGCGCCGCAAGCTGCTGCTGAGATCCATACTGACTTTGAAAAGGGCTTCATTAGGGCAGAAGTCATTGCCTTCCCGGATTACGTAGCAGGCAAAGGGGAGGCCGGTGCCCGCGAAGCTGGGAAGCTGCGCTCTGAGGGCAAGGAATACGTTGTCCAAGATGGCGACGTAATGCACTTCCGGTTCAACGTATAG
- a CDS encoding DNA translocase FtsK 4TM domain-containing protein, whose amino-acid sequence MAKGKKKSAGSTASSKSANRAVIKQARVLIGVVLFLFLFAAIFDRAGALGSWIHGLLFSFVGTATPLLSVLLLWYGAFKLLHKKLNWNIRFVTIAGLILFAMSFTGILAAVGSTVGSTGGWLGSTIAEMVLGLFGGIIGRLILFVLAFIALTLILDKAVLAFLTKDADEEEVEEESNYADAEVPVKGEVKTGGLFGLKKQAPAKAVEVKKVPVMQLQRSSDWNYPPLTLLENIEMKPVAGNIQKRMELIDKTLGDFGIDVTMTDVRVGPTVSQYQLKPAEGVKLNAITARQDDLALALAAQSLRVEAPIPGMGLVGIEIPNEKKAMVGLREIIKSPGFAALNSKLAIALGRTASGEAAVADLARMPHCLIAGSTGSGKSVAINTIILSLLINNSPDELRMVLVDPKRVELAGYNGLPHLLTPVITEPKDTVTALKRMVDEMERRYKLLASHGKRNIEQYNAEPDLAEGKLPFIVIVIDELADLMMVSARDVESKIVRLAQMARAVGIHLIVATQRPSVDVITGLIKANIPTRIAFAVTSQVDSRTIIDSPGAEKLLGYGDMLYLSTEVLKPRRIQGAFCSEKEIQNVISHIRIQEPGDRYDPTFLEEPVESRFGGSGGGLDPEEEALVREAYDLFIKHNKASTSMLQTYLRLGYNKAKRIVAAMEERGMIGPERGGKQREVYHVDSGSEADTSTPVVEVREQGIAAYPENE is encoded by the coding sequence ATGGCCAAGGGAAAGAAGAAATCAGCGGGATCCACCGCATCTAGCAAGAGCGCAAACCGTGCCGTTATCAAACAGGCGCGTGTTCTTATTGGCGTAGTTCTTTTCCTGTTCCTTTTTGCCGCCATTTTCGACAGGGCAGGGGCACTCGGTTCCTGGATCCACGGCTTGCTCTTCTCTTTTGTGGGTACGGCTACCCCGCTCCTTTCCGTACTGCTTCTTTGGTACGGGGCGTTCAAGTTGCTTCATAAGAAGCTCAATTGGAACATACGGTTTGTCACTATTGCGGGCCTCATCCTCTTTGCGATGAGTTTCACGGGCATCCTTGCTGCGGTCGGTTCCACCGTAGGATCTACGGGTGGTTGGCTGGGTTCCACTATCGCTGAGATGGTCCTTGGGCTTTTTGGTGGCATTATTGGCCGCCTCATCCTCTTTGTCCTTGCCTTCATCGCCCTTACCCTTATTTTGGACAAAGCCGTATTGGCTTTCCTCACTAAGGATGCGGACGAAGAAGAAGTAGAGGAAGAGAGTAATTACGCTGACGCCGAGGTCCCTGTAAAGGGTGAGGTAAAGACGGGCGGCCTGTTTGGTTTGAAGAAACAGGCGCCTGCCAAGGCGGTTGAGGTGAAGAAGGTACCTGTCATGCAACTCCAGCGCAGCAGTGACTGGAACTACCCTCCATTGACCCTGTTAGAGAACATTGAGATGAAGCCGGTGGCGGGGAACATCCAGAAGCGGATGGAGCTCATCGACAAGACCCTTGGCGACTTTGGTATCGACGTAACCATGACCGATGTCCGTGTTGGGCCTACCGTAAGTCAGTACCAGTTGAAGCCTGCAGAGGGTGTGAAGCTTAATGCTATTACCGCCCGACAAGACGACTTGGCACTTGCGCTTGCTGCGCAGTCACTCCGTGTAGAGGCGCCAATCCCAGGTATGGGTCTGGTTGGTATCGAGATTCCAAACGAGAAGAAAGCCATGGTAGGGCTTAGGGAGATTATTAAGTCACCAGGCTTTGCTGCCCTCAACTCCAAACTGGCAATTGCCCTTGGCCGTACCGCTTCTGGTGAGGCAGCCGTTGCTGACTTGGCGCGTATGCCGCACTGTCTGATCGCTGGTTCTACAGGTTCTGGTAAATCTGTGGCAATCAATACCATCATCCTTTCCCTCCTTATTAACAACTCACCAGATGAGTTGCGGATGGTGCTTGTAGACCCTAAGCGGGTAGAGCTTGCTGGCTACAATGGCCTCCCTCACTTGCTTACTCCGGTCATTACGGAGCCTAAGGATACGGTCACGGCGCTTAAGCGCATGGTCGATGAAATGGAGCGCCGCTATAAGCTTTTGGCCAGCCACGGGAAGCGCAACATTGAGCAGTATAATGCCGAGCCAGACCTGGCAGAAGGCAAATTGCCGTTCATCGTCATTGTTATTGATGAGTTGGCAGACCTCATGATGGTCTCTGCCCGCGACGTGGAATCCAAGATTGTGCGCTTGGCCCAGATGGCCCGCGCCGTAGGTATCCACCTCATTGTGGCCACGCAGCGCCCATCTGTAGACGTTATTACTGGTTTGATTAAGGCTAACATCCCTACGCGTATTGCCTTTGCAGTAACGAGCCAAGTGGATTCCCGCACTATTATCGATAGTCCTGGTGCTGAGAAGCTCCTAGGTTACGGTGACATGCTCTATCTCTCCACTGAGGTATTGAAGCCACGGCGTATCCAAGGCGCTTTCTGTTCCGAGAAGGAAATCCAAAACGTCATCAGCCATATCCGTATTCAGGAGCCTGGTGACCGCTACGATCCAACCTTCCTTGAAGAGCCCGTGGAGTCACGTTTCGGTGGTTCTGGCGGAGGCCTCGACCCTGAGGAGGAGGCCCTTGTCCGTGAGGCGTACGACCTCTTCATTAAGCACAACAAAGCTTCCACAAGCATGCTGCAAACGTACCTCCGTTTGGGGTACAACAAGGCCAAGCGGATAGTGGCTGCTATGGAGGAAAGGGGTATGATTGGACCTGAACGAGGTGGAAAACAGCGTGAAGTCTACCACGTGGATTCCGGTTCAGAAGCCGATACCTCGACCCCTGTCGTTGAGGTTCGCGAACAAGGCATTGCTGCCTATCCCGAGAACGAGTAA
- a CDS encoding helix-turn-helix domain-containing protein — translation MAAAGFRTRRVKVEGVSIGDRLKRSRTRKKLSIGDVEEATRIRAKFLLALESDSWEQIPSEVYGRGYLETYATFLKLNIEEVMRDYDKMRSVYARHCQEGRIELTPKNTAFIPRFMVTPKILMLVALSIGMLGFASIIGYQLRRYAAAPYLELISPAEAKGEAGPGLVVNTESLTVTGRTVAGAVVRVNGQVAVVGEDGGWSYQLSVTEGVNPIVVEATGPSGKTTKEVTSVIVK, via the coding sequence ATGGCCGCAGCCGGATTTCGAACGCGCAGAGTTAAGGTAGAAGGTGTTTCGATTGGTGACCGCCTCAAGCGGTCACGCACTCGGAAGAAGCTTTCTATTGGTGACGTAGAAGAGGCCACGCGTATCCGTGCCAAGTTCCTTTTGGCACTTGAAAGCGATTCCTGGGAACAAATCCCATCCGAAGTTTACGGGCGGGGATACCTGGAAACATATGCCACTTTCCTCAAGCTCAACATTGAGGAAGTTATGCGTGACTATGACAAAATGAGGTCAGTATATGCCCGCCACTGCCAAGAAGGCCGCATAGAGCTGACCCCAAAGAACACGGCGTTCATTCCCCGGTTTATGGTGACCCCAAAGATCCTCATGTTGGTTGCCCTATCCATTGGGATGTTAGGTTTTGCGAGTATCATTGGCTACCAGTTGCGCCGCTACGCTGCTGCCCCTTACTTGGAGCTTATCTCTCCTGCGGAAGCCAAGGGTGAAGCTGGTCCTGGCCTTGTGGTGAACACTGAGAGTCTTACCGTCACGGGCCGTACAGTTGCAGGTGCCGTGGTGCGTGTAAACGGTCAGGTGGCAGTAGTTGGTGAGGATGGGGGGTGGAGTTACCAGCTGAGTGTCACAGAGGGTGTAAACCCTATTGTGGTTGAGGCTACGGGCCCTAGCGGGAAGACAACCAAGGAAGTGACCTCCGTCATTGTGAAGTAG
- the recA gene encoding recombinase RecA: MSEQETAGRKAALDIAIASIEKQFGRGAIMTMGGEGALGIVEVVPTGILAVDIALGGGIPRGRIVEIYGPESSGKTTLATHMIGQVQKRGGLAAFVDAEHAFDPEYAKLLGVQLESLLVSQPDTGEQALEITETLVRSNAVDIIVVDSVAALVPRAEIEGEMGDAMVGVQARLMSQALRKLTGAISKSKTTVIFINQIRMKIGVMFGSPETTAGGQALKFYSSVRIDIRKKEVLKEGDVAIGITSGIKVVKNKVAPPFRTGTFDLIYGSGISREGDLLDTGVVYDVVRKSGAWYYWGEEKLGQGKEGAREYLKANPDLFKKIDAEVRAKAGLTKGGKQEKVEAAPEEEKPETPAKPSKK; the protein is encoded by the coding sequence ATGTCAGAACAAGAGACAGCGGGCCGCAAGGCGGCACTGGACATCGCCATTGCCTCTATTGAGAAGCAGTTCGGGCGCGGTGCCATTATGACCATGGGTGGGGAAGGTGCTCTTGGTATTGTAGAGGTTGTGCCTACCGGCATCCTTGCGGTAGACATTGCGCTTGGCGGGGGAATCCCTCGCGGCCGCATTGTAGAAATCTATGGGCCAGAGTCCTCCGGTAAGACTACCCTTGCCACTCACATGATTGGCCAGGTACAGAAACGCGGTGGCCTTGCTGCCTTTGTAGACGCAGAGCATGCATTTGACCCAGAGTACGCCAAGCTTCTTGGTGTGCAGCTGGAGAGTCTCTTGGTTTCCCAGCCAGACACAGGTGAGCAGGCGCTAGAGATTACCGAAACGCTAGTACGCTCCAACGCAGTAGACATCATTGTGGTGGACTCCGTTGCAGCCCTGGTTCCTCGTGCAGAAATTGAAGGGGAAATGGGAGACGCCATGGTTGGTGTCCAGGCCAGGCTCATGTCCCAGGCCCTTCGTAAGCTGACGGGTGCCATCTCCAAGTCCAAGACCACTGTTATCTTCATCAACCAGATCCGCATGAAGATTGGGGTCATGTTTGGCAGCCCTGAAACCACCGCCGGTGGGCAGGCACTTAAGTTCTACAGCTCTGTCCGTATCGATATCCGCAAGAAAGAAGTACTCAAAGAAGGCGATGTCGCCATTGGTATCACTTCTGGTATCAAGGTGGTTAAGAACAAGGTTGCCCCTCCGTTCCGCACCGGTACCTTTGACCTTATTTACGGCTCAGGCATTTCCCGTGAAGGCGATTTGCTTGATACGGGCGTAGTCTACGATGTCGTTCGCAAATCAGGTGCCTGGTACTACTGGGGTGAAGAGAAATTGGGGCAAGGCAAAGAAGGCGCCCGCGAGTACCTTAAGGCCAACCCAGACCTCTTCAAGAAGATTGATGCTGAGGTGAGGGCCAAGGCTGGACTGACCAAGGGTGGCAAGCAGGAGAAGGTTGAAGCCGCCCCTGAAGAAGAGAAGCCTGAAACACCAGCTAAACCTTCTAAGAAGTAA
- a CDS encoding regulatory protein RecX, whose protein sequence is MAASSPRGYALRLLKQRLRSVWEIDQALLRRQVPEEERQEIITSLTEAGLLDDVRLARAWVNDRDRFQPRGAIVLRQELMKKGIAKEIIDQTLRHRLEREEEPIDEYGQALQVAEPKMRLYARLDPETRRRRLGGFLLRRGFSLGTVRRILDA, encoded by the coding sequence ATGGCTGCATCCTCGCCGCGCGGGTATGCTCTTCGCCTCCTAAAGCAGCGGCTGCGAAGCGTCTGGGAAATAGACCAGGCGCTTTTGCGTCGTCAGGTGCCGGAAGAAGAGCGCCAGGAGATAATAACTTCCCTTACAGAAGCAGGTCTCTTAGATGACGTCCGTTTGGCGCGTGCTTGGGTAAACGACCGCGACCGCTTTCAGCCTCGGGGCGCAATTGTGTTGAGGCAAGAGCTTATGAAAAAGGGGATTGCCAAAGAGATAATTGACCAGACATTACGCCACCGCCTGGAGCGGGAAGAAGAGCCAATTGATGAGTATGGGCAGGCCCTTCAGGTTGCGGAACCAAAAATGCGCCTCTATGCCCGGCTTGATCCAGAGACCCGAAGGCGACGCTTGGGAGGCTTCCTTTTACGGCGCGGCTTTTCCTTAGGTACTGTGCGACGTATACTGGATGCATGA
- a CDS encoding putative PEP-binding protein, translating to MTSCQWLYQIETGQEAIWGTEAAALAAVAKAGVPVLPGFVIAREVSFAFFMAPNVRARILKATKGLSVRKPELFAGAAKEIREIILTTPLPPEARKVFGAYMEELEDQLVLEKGKGLPLTLIAQGVGRQVHHGTPASLNEADKFVRQLYALSFTEQALYGRFMNEESIVPAPYPVLVQYAPEGQLSGLAQQYDSLTHDGTVITITVAHHEHPGDKHHAAADTYRIDAKSLHPLSREELSHTWAAKKRGAHVSPKHVHADQRLNERQLRLLARFVRRSQEAFDQLQVFHWQLFLDGVVVSGVEPMALEGANPGVVRTGERLPLLIGHSVNVGTARGPIRVIASRGDWKTIQDGDVVVVEQIAEKDIPLLAGVAALITESGHHTSCEAVAAKRLGIPAVSATGNARHLVRTGQLVTVDGTHGAVYAGRLPQNELVPHNLVTTLPITGTKIYAALDDALLATPQLLQDSDGIGMLRGEFILRVLGVHPHEVLHQGMSSEYVDLLAEGVERAARAAGSKPVIYQLHDLAEHSFHGWKSWRRERHEPNQLIGYRGTQRLLSEPEILELELKALSRLQKKGFDNISIMLPMVRSLEEVKQMQKILAKLAPAGLSDRLWVRVETPALTIKADALSKLDLEGVLFDAPALATLITGMDADNHQVGHNRDQADPAVQDALSYAIATCRKAGLSTAVVAEHEQLRPELVECIIKAGVTALCVRPQECTWLHGLVASVEQRMLLDHLLEE from the coding sequence ATGACATCCTGTCAGTGGCTGTATCAGATTGAGACAGGGCAGGAAGCAATATGGGGCACCGAAGCAGCGGCATTAGCGGCTGTGGCAAAAGCGGGAGTTCCTGTTCTTCCTGGTTTTGTAATTGCCCGCGAAGTAAGCTTCGCTTTCTTCATGGCGCCCAATGTCCGTGCACGTATTCTAAAGGCCACCAAGGGCCTTTCAGTACGTAAACCAGAGCTGTTTGCCGGCGCTGCCAAAGAAATCCGTGAGATTATCCTCACCACCCCGCTACCTCCTGAGGCACGGAAGGTTTTTGGTGCGTATATGGAGGAGCTGGAAGACCAGTTGGTATTGGAAAAAGGTAAGGGCCTTCCCCTGACCCTTATTGCACAAGGAGTGGGTAGACAGGTACACCACGGCACTCCCGCTTCCCTCAATGAGGCGGACAAGTTCGTGCGCCAGCTCTACGCCCTCAGCTTCACTGAGCAGGCGCTCTACGGCCGTTTCATGAACGAAGAGAGTATTGTCCCAGCCCCGTATCCCGTATTGGTCCAGTACGCGCCAGAAGGCCAGCTCTCTGGTCTTGCACAACAGTATGACTCCTTAACGCATGACGGCACGGTGATCACTATTACGGTTGCCCACCATGAGCATCCAGGGGACAAGCACCACGCCGCTGCCGATACGTACCGCATAGACGCCAAGTCACTCCACCCCCTCAGTAGGGAAGAGCTTTCTCATACCTGGGCAGCCAAGAAGAGGGGTGCACATGTTTCCCCAAAGCATGTCCACGCCGACCAGCGGCTAAACGAGCGCCAGCTCCGCTTGTTGGCCCGTTTTGTCCGCCGTTCCCAAGAAGCGTTTGACCAGTTGCAGGTATTCCACTGGCAACTTTTCCTAGATGGCGTAGTGGTCTCGGGCGTAGAGCCAATGGCGCTGGAAGGTGCTAATCCGGGTGTGGTTCGGACGGGTGAGCGTTTGCCACTCCTCATTGGGCACTCTGTAAACGTGGGGACAGCGCGTGGCCCTATCCGGGTGATTGCCAGTAGGGGCGATTGGAAGACTATCCAGGATGGTGACGTGGTGGTGGTTGAGCAGATTGCCGAGAAGGACATCCCACTTCTTGCTGGTGTCGCCGCCCTCATTACAGAGAGTGGTCACCACACCTCATGTGAGGCAGTGGCTGCAAAGCGCTTGGGCATCCCCGCAGTGAGTGCCACAGGAAACGCTCGTCACTTGGTTCGGACTGGACAGCTGGTTACGGTAGATGGCACCCATGGCGCGGTGTATGCCGGCCGCCTTCCTCAGAACGAGCTGGTACCTCACAATCTGGTCACCACCCTCCCTATTACCGGCACTAAGATTTACGCCGCCCTAGATGACGCCCTCCTGGCTACCCCGCAGCTCCTTCAAGACTCCGATGGCATAGGCATGCTGCGCGGGGAGTTCATCCTCCGTGTTCTTGGGGTGCACCCTCACGAAGTGCTTCACCAGGGCATGTCTTCTGAATATGTAGATTTGCTTGCGGAGGGCGTAGAGCGTGCGGCACGTGCCGCTGGTTCCAAGCCGGTCATTTACCAGCTCCATGACCTGGCGGAGCATTCTTTCCACGGTTGGAAGAGCTGGCGCAGGGAGCGCCACGAGCCTAACCAGTTGATTGGTTACCGGGGTACCCAACGCCTTCTTTCTGAGCCTGAGATCCTTGAGCTAGAGCTTAAGGCGCTTTCTCGTCTTCAGAAAAAAGGTTTTGATAACATCTCCATCATGCTGCCCATGGTGCGCTCTCTTGAAGAGGTGAAGCAGATGCAGAAGATCCTTGCCAAGCTGGCTCCTGCTGGTTTGAGTGACCGCCTTTGGGTCCGGGTTGAGACCCCGGCACTTACCATCAAGGCGGATGCACTCTCTAAGCTAGATCTGGAAGGAGTGCTCTTTGATGCGCCGGCACTGGCCACGCTTATCACAGGTATGGATGCCGATAACCACCAGGTAGGGCACAACAGGGATCAGGCTGACCCGGCAGTGCAAGATGCCCTCAGCTATGCCATTGCAACCTGTAGGAAAGCAGGGTTGTCTACCGCGGTTGTGGCGGAGCACGAACAGCTACGGCCTGAGTTGGTGGAGTGCATCATCAAAGCTGGGGTGACCGCACTCTGTGTGCGTCCACAGGAATGCACCTGGCTTCATGGTTTGGTGGCATCGGTGGAGCAGCGGATGCTCTTGGATCATTTACTAGAGGAATAA
- a CDS encoding DUF1801 domain-containing protein, giving the protein MSENKTKPTAASIESFLETVTPARHEEAKTLISMIRDITGLPPVLWGPSIIGFGTQHYKYDTGREGDMPRLGFSPRKASLTIYFEGFDRYGDQLSRLGKYKTSVSCLYITKLTDVDLAVLREMLEMSYKQGMQPPKKMESVEEYVAKVPAAARAQFDQLRTIVKTLLPKANEVVSYGIIGYKVDDKRARVFISGWKDHLAIYPVPKDLELQADLKPYIKGKGTLWFKLEEPLPEALIKKVVKALL; this is encoded by the coding sequence ATGTCTGAGAACAAAACCAAGCCTACTGCCGCCTCAATCGAGTCCTTCCTGGAAACCGTAACCCCTGCCCGTCACGAAGAGGCGAAAACCCTCATTTCCATGATTAGGGACATTACCGGCCTTCCTCCCGTACTCTGGGGGCCAAGTATTATTGGGTTTGGCACGCAGCACTACAAATATGACACCGGCCGTGAAGGCGACATGCCACGTTTGGGTTTCAGCCCACGCAAGGCATCGCTCACTATCTATTTTGAAGGCTTTGACCGCTATGGCGACCAGCTTTCAAGGCTTGGTAAGTACAAAACAAGTGTATCTTGCCTCTATATAACTAAATTGACCGACGTAGACCTTGCGGTGCTACGCGAAATGCTAGAAATGTCATACAAGCAAGGCATGCAGCCTCCTAAGAAGATGGAAAGCGTGGAAGAATACGTTGCAAAAGTTCCTGCCGCCGCACGCGCGCAGTTTGACCAGTTGCGCACCATCGTAAAGACCCTTCTTCCCAAGGCTAACGAAGTAGTGAGCTACGGCATTATTGGGTACAAGGTGGATGACAAGCGGGCACGGGTATTTATTTCTGGTTGGAAAGACCATTTGGCCATCTATCCTGTACCTAAGGACCTAGAGCTCCAAGCCGACCTTAAGCCGTACATCAAAGGGAAGGGCACCCTGTGGTTCAAGCTTGAGGAGCCGCTGCCAGAAGCGCTTATCAAAAAGGTGGTGAAAGCTTTGCTTTAA
- a CDS encoding YdeI/OmpD-associated family protein → MTTEKLPAGTVHEMPADLGKALTAVPAAVKAWESLTPLARNEWICWVISFKQPTTRQDHIRRTVTELQEGKRRPCCWMGCIHRTDKEISPSIKGILAKRSKSK, encoded by the coding sequence ATGACTACAGAAAAACTCCCTGCCGGCACCGTGCATGAGATGCCCGCAGACCTAGGTAAAGCCCTAACTGCCGTCCCTGCCGCAGTGAAGGCCTGGGAAAGCCTTACGCCCCTCGCTCGCAACGAGTGGATTTGCTGGGTTATCAGCTTTAAGCAACCAACTACCCGGCAGGACCATATCAGGAGAACCGTGACAGAGCTGCAGGAAGGGAAACGCCGCCCCTGCTGCTGGATGGGCTGCATCCACCGCACAGACAAAGAAATTAGCCCCTCGATAAAAGGGATTCTCGCTAAAAGGTCTAAGTCCAAGTGA
- a CDS encoding SRPBCC domain-containing protein yields MKNEHPITVRVSIQAPIGKVWEYWNAPEHITQWAFASDDWECPAAENDLREGGKGKTTMAAKDGSFSFDLVVTYTAVREPELIEYDMENGRHVKIEFHQTDGGVEVVETFDPEQENSEERQREGWQAILDNFKKHVETA; encoded by the coding sequence ATGAAAAACGAACACCCTATTACTGTGCGAGTCTCCATTCAGGCACCAATCGGGAAGGTCTGGGAGTATTGGAATGCACCTGAACATATTACCCAGTGGGCATTTGCTTCTGATGATTGGGAGTGTCCAGCGGCTGAAAACGACCTACGGGAAGGTGGGAAGGGCAAAACTACCATGGCCGCCAAGGACGGAAGTTTCAGTTTTGACCTGGTTGTTACCTATACAGCGGTAAGGGAGCCCGAGCTCATTGAATACGACATGGAAAATGGCCGCCACGTAAAAATTGAATTCCATCAAACAGATGGCGGGGTGGAAGTGGTTGAAACTTTTGACCCTGAGCAAGAAAACTCCGAAGAGAGACAACGCGAGGGTTGGCAGGCCATTCTTGATAACTTCAAGAAACACGTAGAAACGGCATAG